In Juglans microcarpa x Juglans regia isolate MS1-56 chromosome 8D, Jm3101_v1.0, whole genome shotgun sequence, the following are encoded in one genomic region:
- the LOC121242290 gene encoding F-box/kelch-repeat protein At3g06240-like, whose amino-acid sequence MLSRHLPEDVVTEILSTLPVKSLMRFKSVSKAWYALIRNPHFIAKHHNFAISDHNRNHCRRVILERRRATLDTPCFSMHSHDTLEFSGDIHLIPQLFSEDINPVLFIGSCNGIVCAVGISVERFHRGPDPDRAWEIGLWNPATRESKRLPFNFGFGIDLNTNDFKVVKITCFHSPRHYQVELYNLTTDSWRVIDASLNSAYFICRSIFPSYLNGFCYWLIIPPRCDREHNLLLSFDMSNEMFRETMLPDNARSLVDIAIINDSVAVMFPTYSNSRRNDVGISLEYEIWVMNESIVECSWTKLFTIAVPSRPLQFRDDGLIVLNGGHCVSDKCLVLFDPRTGELKNLPIYGQGSEMFDLVSYEESLVLINGWRNVLEQQDT is encoded by the exons ATGTTGAGCCGCCATCTCCCTGAAGACGTGGTGACTGAAATTTTGTCGACGCTGCCGGTAAAATCGTTGATGCGATTTAAATCTGTGAGTAAAGCCTGGTATGCTCTCATCAGAAACCCTCATTTCATCGCAAAGCACCACAATTTCGCCATTTCTGATCACAATCGCAATCACTGCCGTCGAGTCATCCTTGAGCGTCGCCGAGCAACATTAGATACCCCATGTTTCTCCATGCACTCTCACGACACCCTGGAGTTTTCCGGCGACATACATCTCATCCCACAATTGTTCTCAGAAGATATTAACCCAGTACTTTTCATCGGTTCCTGTAATGGAATAGTTTGTGCTGTTGGTATTTCTGTAGAGCGTTTTCATCGTGGTCCTGATCCAGACCGGGCTTGGGAGATAGGGCTTTGGAATCCTGCAACCAGAGAATCTAAGAGGCTTCCGTTT AATTTTGGCTTTGGCATTGATCTCAACACCAATGACTTCAAGGTGGTTAAAATCACGTGCTTCCATTCTCCGCGGCATTACCAAGTTGAGTTATACAACCTTACTACTGATTCTTGGAGAGTGATTGATGCATCCCTCAACTCAGCCTATTTTATTTGTAGATCTATTTTTCCTTCATACTTAAATGGATTCTGTTATTGGTTGATTATTCCTCCGCGTTGCGACAGGGAGCATAATTTATTGCTTTCCTTTGATATGAGCAATGAGATGTTCCGGGAAACAATGTTGCCTGATAATGCAAGATCTCTTGTTGACATTGCCATTATCAATGACTCTGTAGCTGTGATGTTTCCTACATATAGTAATAGTAGAAGGAATGACGTTGGAATATCATTGGAGTATGAAATATGGGTGATGAACGAGTCTATTGTGGAATGTTCTTGGACTAAACTATTTACGATTGCAGTACCCAGCCGTCCTTTACAATTTCGGGACGATGGTTTGATTGTGCTTAACGGCGGCCATTGTGTTTCAGATAAATGTTTGGTATTGTTTGATCCAAGAACAGGAGAACTTAAGAATCTTCCAATATATGGCCAAGGCTCGGAAATGTTTGATCTGGTGAGTTACGAAGAGAGCCTAGTTTTAATTAATGGATGGAGGAATGTGCTTGAGCAACAAGACACTTGA